CCCGCGCCCTGGGGCGCAGCATCGGCCTGGTGACCCGCCACGTCGTGGCCGAGGAGCGCAAGCGACGCAAGATCGTGCTGGTGGTCGACCCCGACCTCCAGAGCCGCGCGCTCATGGTGCGCAAGCTCGACCAGGGGGGCTACGCGCACCTCGAAGCGGGCTCCGGCGAGGAGGCGTTGCGCATGCTGCGCGACAACCCGTGCGCGCTCGTCTTTCTGGAACTGGACCTGCCCGGCATGTCCGGCCTCGACACGGCCAGGGTCATCCGCAACCCCGAAACGGGCGGGGACGTGCCGGTGATCGGCACGACGGCGCGGCTCGAGAGCGGCGATGCGGCCAGGTGCGCTTCGGCCGGCTTCAACGAGATCATGGTCAAGCCCGTGGACACCCAGGCCTTTTTCCGGGCCCTCGAAAAGTACGTCCAGCCCAACGAGCCCGGAAAGAGCGACTTCCGCGGCCAGGCCTTGGATGTGGAGCGGCTCCTCGATCAGCTGGACCACGATCAGGTGTTGCTGGCCGACGTGTTGCAGACCTTTCTGCGGGAGGGGCGCACCAGGGTGGGGGAATTCCTGCAGGCCCTGGAGCAGGGGGATTTTCCCACGGCCGAGCAGAAGTCCAGCGCCCTGCGCGGCATGGCCGGAAACATCCGGGCCGAGGGCGTGCGCGTCCTGGCGGAGATGGCCGAGCAGGCCTGCCGCCGGTCCCGCGCCGACAAGGCGGCCTCTCTGGGCGAGGAGATCATGCAGGAGTTGTGGCGCGTGGAGCAGGCCGCAGCCCTGGTCTGACAGGTCCAGGGATGGCATGCGTGCTCATTGCCGTTCATGAGGAAATGACCGCCGGAGTAATCCGGCACCATTCGAAGAGGTCCCGCCCGGCCCGCCGTGAATCATCCCGGCGGGCCGCCTGCGTTTACAGCCCGAGCTTCCCGCGCCTGTACCTGAACGTGTCCCGCGACACGTTCAGGAGCCTGGCGGCCTGGGACTCGTTCCCGTCGGCCAGGCCCAGGGCCTGCTCGTAGTAATCGCGCTCCAGTCGCTGCAGCAGGGCCGGCAGGTCCACGCCCGCCCCGGTCAGGGGCGTCATGCCGGTTGCTTCCTCATCGGGCGCGCATCCGTCGCGCAGGCCCAGGTCCGCGGCGTCCAGCTCCGGGCCGCAGGCCATGAGGGCGGCGCGTTCCATGATGTTGCGCAGTTCGCGCACGTTGCCGGTCCAGTCGTGGTGCAGCAGGGCCTGGCGGGCGGAGTCCGTCAGAGCCGTGAATTTCTTGCCGAACTTCTCGCCGTACTGATGCAGGAAGAGCTTGGCCAGGGGCAGGATGTCCTCGCGGCGGCTGGCCAGGGACGGCACGCGGATGCGCACCACGGCCAGGCGGTAGAACAGGTCCTGTCGGAAGGTCCCGCGGGCGACCATGTCTTCCAAGTCGCGGTTGGTGGCCGCCAGGACGCGCGTGCGCACCGTGCGCTTGGCCGTTGAGCCCAGGGGGTAGAACTCGCCGTGCTGCAGGAAGCGCAGCAGCTTGGCCTGGGCGCTGGGCGGCAGTTCGCCGATCTCGTCCAAAAACAGCGTTCCCCCGGCGGCCTCCTCGACCAGACCGGCCTTGCCCTTCTTGCCGGCGCCGCTGAAGGCCCCCGGCGCGTACCCGAACAGTTCGCTCTCGATGAGCTCCCCCGGCATGGCCGCGCAGTTGACCGTGACCAGGGGGCCGCGGAAATTGGGGCTGCGGTGGTGGATGGAGCTGGCCACGAGCTCCTTGCCCGTGCCCGTGGCGCCTTCGATGAGGACCGGCGTGTCGGGGCTGACCGCAACCTTGGCCACGGTTTGCACCACGTCCGTCAGGGCCTCGCTCTCGGCCACGAAGAAGGGGATCTGCTCGCGCAGGGCCTTGTCCTGCAGCTCCCGGATCTCCTTGCCCAGGCGGATGGAGCTGCCGGCGCGCTCCAGGCAGAGCTTGAGGGCGTCCATGCGCAGGGGTTTGACCAGATAGTCGAAGGCGCCGCGCTTCATGGCCGAGATGACCGTGTCCAGGTCCTCGAAGGCCGTGATCATGACCACGGCCGCGTGGGGCGCCAGCCTGCGGATGCCGTCCAGAACGTCCAGGCCGCTCAAGTCCGGCAGGCCGATGTCGAGGAGTACCAGGTCCGGGTTCAGGCCCGCCAGGTCGGCCAGGGCCTCCTTGCCCGTGGCCCGGGTGGAGACGTCGTACCGGCGGCCGAGGGTCATGGACAGGCTGTCGCGGATGGACTCCTCGTCGTCGATGATGAGCAGGGAATAGTTCATGGGTGCTCCGGGGCCGGAAGGGGGAATTCCAGCCTGAATTCGGCCCCGCCCAGGGGGCTCTCGGCCACGCGGATGACGCCGCGGTGGTCCGCGACGATGCGCTGCACGATGGACAGGCCGATGCCCGTGCCGTCGCTGGCCGTGGTGAAGAAGGGATCGAAGACGCGCTCCCGGTCCGCCTTGGCAATGCCCGGCCCCGTGTCGCCGACGGTCAGCAGGACATGGTCCTCGGCCGCGTCGATGCGGATCTCGACGCGCTTTTCGCCATCGCCCAGGCGCACGGCGCGGGCGGCGTTGTCGACGATGTTGACCACGGCCTGTTCGAGCTGCATGCGGTCGCCGCGGATCATGGGGGCCGGGTCGAGGCGCGTGACCACATCCACGCCGGCCTTGCGCAGGGTCGGGGCCAGCAGGCCCAGGGCCTCCTGCACGGGGGCCGACAGATCCAGAAGCTCCAGGCGGGGGGTGCCGGGCTTGGAGAAGTCGAGCACGCGGCGGATGACGGACTCCATCTTGCCGGCGGCCTTGCGGATCTTTTCGATGGTCGCGCGCAGCACGCTGGCCGGTCCGTCTTCGGTCAGCTCGGCGCAGATCTCCTCCATGGCGTAGAGGTAGGCGTGGATGCCCGTCAGGGGGTTGCGGATCTCGTGGGCGATGCCGGCGGCCATGCGGCCCAGGGAGTTGATCTTGTCCAGGAGCATGATCTGTCGGGCCATGCGGCGCGAGGCCGTGACGTCGGCCATGAACACGGCCACGCGCGTGACGCGGCCCGCGTCGTCGAAGACGGGGTAGATGTGCAGGTCCAGGTCCTCGTCCTGTCCGTATTCCGCGATGGAGCCCGCCTCGCCGCCGGCGAAGACGGCGTCCACGGCCTGCCGCAGGCGCGCGCAGCGCTCGGGGGGCAGGATGTCGAACAGGGACTGGCCGATGAGGGACTCGCGGATGGTGCCCAGGCGCGAGGCGCCGGTGTCGTTGATGTCGAGGAGGATGCCTGCCTGGTCCATGAGCAGCAGGGTCTCGGTGGGGGCGTTGATGAGGGCGCGGGCCTTGGCCTCGCGGTCGCGGATCTGGGCCTCGGCCAGGCGGCGCTGTTCGACCTCGAAGAGCAGGTCGCTGGTGCGGCGTTCGACTTCTATCTCCAGGCGCGCCCGTGCCTTGCGCAGGTCGCCTTCGGCGCGGATGCGCTCGCCGACCTCCCGCTCGAGTTCGTCGTTGGCCGCCCGCAGGTGCCCGGTGCGGGCCCTGACCGCCTCCTCCAGCTGCTCTTTGTGGCGGCGCAGCACCTCCTGGGCCTCCTGGCGGCGGCGGATGGCGCTGACGAGCATGGCCACGGCGGCCAGGAGCACGGCCACGCCGACCGTGGCCGTCCAGATGTAGCGCTTGTCGATCTGGTAGAAGCGCGCCGGTTGGTTCAGGATCTGGCTGCCCTCGGGCAGCAGGGATTCGGCGATGCCGAACCGCCGCAGCTGGATGTAGTCGAAGATGAAGCGCGACGGGGTCTGCGTGTCCACGGGGATGGAGTCCGGGTCGGTCCCGTTCAGGACGCGCATGGCCAGCCTGGCCACGCGTTCGCCCTCGGCCCGGCCCTCGACCATCCGCCCGCCCACGCAGCCCGTGCCCATCTCGAAGTCCCAGAAGCCGTAGATGGGCACCTTGGCGTAGGTCGAGAGGAAGAGGTTCTTGCCGCGGTAGTCCACCAGCACGCCTTCCTCGTTGCGCATGACGCCGTGCACGAAGATGATCTGTCCGGGCCCCAGCTGCGCCAGGCGGGTGCGCAGTTCCTGGGCCGGCAGGTTGTTCCAGTAGGTGAAGCGGATGCCGGGGAACTGCGCCTCCAGGGCGCGCAGGGACTGGTCCGTGAGCAGGTCGGTGATGGACTGGTCCGCGCCGATGACCACGAACTCGCGCGTCCCCGGGTGCAGGCCCAGGGCCGTGCGCATGGTTTCGGCGAAGGGCGGGTTCTCGGCCAGGCCCGTGATGCGGGTCTGACCGCGCAGTTGCTCGGGGCGGAAATCGTTGACCCCGCAGAAGACCACGGGCGCGCCTCGGAAGATGCTGTCGCGGTATTCGAGGACGAAGTTCAGGGCGTCGTTGTCCGTGGTCACGATGAGGTTGAAGACGCTCTCGGACAATTTGTGCCCCAGCAGGGCGGCCTGCAGGGACAGGTAGGACGTATCGGTGTTGCGTTTGGTGTCCAGGTACTCGACCCACAGCAGGGCCTGGGGCATTTCGGCGCGGAAGGTCTCCTGGATGCCGGTGTTGAGGGTGTCGGTCCAGGACAGGCCCGGATGGTAGGAGTGCAGCAGGAGCACGTTCTGCGATCTGGCCTGCGCGGGTGCGGGGGCCAGAAACAGCAGCAGGGACAGCAGGACGGTGAGGATGACACGCGGCATGTTGCGGGTGTATGCCCAAACGGCGCGGCATTCAAGCCCGTGCGCGAACGTCCTTGACAGGGGTGGGCGTTGGGAATAACGGTCTGTGTTTCCTTGCTCGCTCGAAGTGAATGGGCGGGCTACCACCCACAAGGAGGATTCTGTAATGACCAGGTACGAGGAACTGCTCCTGCTCAGCCCGGAGCTCGGCACCGATGAGTGCCGCGAGATCATCAACAACCTGAGCGCCGTTGTCGAACGCGAGGGCGGAAACGTCCTGAAGATCGACGACTGGGGCGTCAAGGATACGGCCTACCCGGTGCGCAAGTTCAACCGCGGCCGGTACATCCGCATGGAAATGAGCATGCCCGGCAAGGCTGTGGCCGAACTGGAACGCAACGTGCGTATCGCCGACGGCGTGTTCAAATTCATCACCGTGAAGCTCGCCGACACCCCCGTCGAGACCACCGAGGAGGCCTAAGATGTCTTTCAAGAAGAAGTTCGCACCCCGGAGAAAGTACTGCCGTTTCTGCGAGAACCCCGAGATTCCACTCGATTACAAGCACCCCGAGATCCTGAAGGACTTCGTGACCGATCGCGGCAAGATCATCGCCAGCCGCATCACCGGATCCTGCGCCAAGCACCAGCGGGCCATCACCCGCGAGGTCAAGCGCGCACGTCAGATGGCGCTGTTGTTCTACACGGCCACCCACAGCACGGACGTGCTCAAAAAATCCAGAGTCTAGGAGAGTAGGTCATGAAGGTCATTTTGCGAGCAGACGTGGATAATCTGGGCCGCCTCGGCGACATCGTCGCCGTCAAGCCCGGTTACGGCAGAAATTACCTCTTGCCGCAGGGTCTGGCTTCCCTGGCGACTCCCGGCAACCTGAAGGTCTTCGAGCAGGAGCGCCGCAAGCTGCAGGCCATGAACGACGCCGTCAAGGCCGATGCTTCCGCCCTGGCAGCCAAGATCGAGGCCGCCAAGGTGGTCATCGAGGTGCGCACGGGCGACGGCGACAAGCTTTACGGCTCCGTCACCTCCCCCCAGATCGCGGCCATCCTGGCCGAGCAGGGCGTCGACGTGGATCGCCGCAAGATCCAGCTCGACGAGGGCATTCGCTCCCTGGGCGAGTACATCATTGAAGTGAAGCTGCACCCCGAGGTCGTGGCCAAGCTCACCGTGAACGTCATCAAGCACGGCAAGGCCGAGCAGGTGACCGAAGCCGCGGTGGAGACCGATGCAACCGAAGAAGCCGCCGCAGAATAAGTTCGGGCAGCGCCTCGGAACGCAAATCCAACCGGAAGAGGCCTTGCAAAAGGCCTCTTCTGATTTGTTGCGCCGTATACCCCCGCACAACACCGAAGCCGAACAGGCTGTGCTGGGCGGGGTTTTTTTGCGCAACGACATCTTTCACACCCTGGTCGACGTCATTTCCGACGAGGACTTTTACTCGCCGGTGCACAAGACCATCTACCAGGCCTTCCAGGAACTCTACCGCCGCCGTGAGCCGGCCGACCTGGTCACCGTGGCGGAACACCTCAAGACCCGCGGCCAGCTCGACGAGGTCGGCGGCACCGTCTACCTGGCCTCCCTGGCCGAGTCCGTGGCCTCGGCATCCAACGCCGTGTACCACGCTCAGATCGTGCGGGACAAGGCCGTGCGCCGGCGGCTCATCCAGACCTCCTCGGAGATCCTGACCAGCTGCTTCGAGGCCGGCGAGGAGACCGAATCCCTCCTGGACCAGGCCGAGCAGCAGATCTTCTCCATCGCCGAGTCCAAGGGCAAGCCCGCCTTCACGAGCAGCAAGGACCTGGTCCAGCGCGTCTTCGAACAGCTCGAGACGCGGGCCGGGCAGGGCGAGCTGGTGACCGGCGTGCCCACGAGCTACACGGATTTCGACCACATGACCGCGGGCCTGCAGAAGTCGGACCTCATCATCCTGGCGGCCCGCCCGTCCATGGGCAAGACGGCCCTGGCCCTGAACATGGGCATGCGCGCGGCCATCCGCCACGACGTGCCCGTGGCCGTCTTCTCCCTGGAAATGTCCATGGACCAGCTCATGATGCGCCTGCTGGGCTGCCACGGCCGCGTGGACCTGAGCCGCCTGCGCAGCGGCTATCTGAACGACGAGGACTGGAGCCGGCTCTACCAGGCCGCCGACGACCTGTCGCGGGCGCCGATCTACATCGACGACACGCCGGCCCTCTCGACCATGGAGATCCGGGCCCGCAGCCGCCGCCTCAAGGCCGAGAAGGGCGTGGGCCTCATCATCGTCGACTACCTCCAGCTCATGCGCTCCAGCCACAAGAGCGACTCGCGCGAGCAGGAGATCTCGGACATTTCCCGGAACCTGAAGGCCCTGGCCAAGGAGCTGGAAGTCCCGGTCATCGCCCTGTCGCAGCTCAACCGCAAGGTCGAGGAGCGCTCGGACAAGCGTCCCATGATCTCGGACCTGCGCGAGTCCGGCGCCATCGAGCAGGACGCCGACGTCATCGTCTTCATCTACCGCGACGCGGCCTACAACAAGGCCGAGGACAACCCGAACAAGAACATCGCCGAAATCATCATCGGCAAGCAGCGCAACGGCCCCGTCGGCATGCTGCGCCTGGCTTATTTCGGCCAGTACACCGTGTTCGAAAACCTCACGGAAGTGGGACTGCCGTCCGAGGACGGCGGCGCGTACTGACCTTCTCCGCCACCCTCAACTTTTGCGGATGCCGTCATGAAAGCCTATTGTCCTGAAGAGTTTTTCTCGCGCAGCCAGCTCGACAACGTCCAGAAGACGCGCCTGACCACCACCCTCGAACGCGCGGCCCGCTCGGAGTTCTATTCCCGCCGCTTCGCCGAGGCCGGCATCGACCTGACCGCGATCACCTCCGCGGACGACATCGTCAAGCTGCCCTTCACCACCAAGGACGACCTGCGCAGCGCATACCCTGCGCGCATGCTGACCCGTCCCGTGACGGACATGATCCGCCTGCACGCCTCCTCGGGCACCACGGGCTCGGCCACGGTCATCTACTACACGCGAAACGACGTCGATTCCTGGGCCGACCTCATGGCGCGCTGCATGCACATGATCGGCATCCGGGCCGAGGACACCTTTCAGAACATGTCGGGCTACGGCCTCTTCACCGGCGGTCTGGGCATCCACTACGGCGCCGAGCGCCTGGGCTGTCTGACCATCCCGGCCGGAGCCGGCAACTCCAAGCGTCAGCTCAAGCTCCTGGAGGATTTCAAGGTCTCGGCCATCCACATCATCCCGTCCTACGCGCTGCACCTGGGCACGGTGAAGGAGGAGCTCGGCTACGGGCCCGACCGCCTGAACGTGCGTGTGGCCCTCATCGGCGCCGAGCCGCACACCGAGGCCATCCGCCGGCGCATCGAGGAGGTCTGGGGCCTCAAGGCCTACAACTCCTACGGATTGTCCGAGATGAACGGCCCCGGCGTGGCCTTCGAGTGCCTGGAGCAAAACGGCATGCACATCTGGGAGGACGCCTACCTGGCCGAGATCGTCGACCCCGAAACGGGCGAGCGTCTGCCCGACGGCGAGATCGGCGAACTCGTCATCACCACCCTGTGCCGAGAGGGCATGCCGCTCATCCGCTACCGCACCAAGGACCTGACGCGCTTCCTGCCCGGCGACTGCCCCTGCGGCCGCACGCACCGGCGTCTGGACCGCATCAAGGGCCGCGCCGACGACATGATCATCCTCAAGGGCGTGAACATCTACCCCATGCAGGTCGAGCAGGTGCTCATGAGCATCCCGGAAGTGGGGCAGAACTACCTCATCGTGCTGGAGCGCGAAGGGTATCTGGATCAGATGCGGGTCAAGGTGGAGGTCAAGGAGGAGTTCTTCGTTGAGGACATGCGCGAACTGAAGGCGTTGCAGAGCCGCATCAGCTCGAGGCTGCGCGACGAGATCCTCATCACGGCGCGCATCGACCTGGTGGAGCAGAACTCCCTGCCCAAGTCCGAGGGCAAGGCCCAGCGGGTGCTGGATCTGCGGGAATAGGCAGAACGGTCAAGATTGGAATCTTCTTCCGGGCACATTCAGGCCCGCGGGCAGGCATGGTATTTCCCTTCGGGAGGGTGGCGCCGGATTTTAGGATCGTTTCGGCGTCATTCCCGCGAAGGCGGGAATCCATGCCTTTTTGATGTGCTTGTGGATTCCCGCCTTCGCGGGAATGACGCCGGCTCGTGACGCTAGGTGCGTGCGGCTTCATTTTGGCTGCTGCCGGGATGTGCCGCCAGCCTATTCGTACTGGGTCACGGCGCAGGACATGCCTTTCTTTTCGGCTTCCATGCACTGGTTCAGGGCGTCCTCGCGGGAACGCTCCAGGGCGAACTGGATTTCCACGCCGCTGACGAGTTCCTGCTCGAAGACCTTCAGCGGTTCCTGCAGCCCCAGCAGCAGGCTCACCTGCCGGATCTGTTCCGGATTGGTGAGGGGGCCGATGGTGCCGACGAAGGGGCGGAAGACGACCTGCGTGTCCTTGAGGTCGTGCTCCCGGCCGTAGTCCCTGGCCTGCTCGAAGCTTTCGAAGCGTCCGACGAACAGTGAGAAGCTGGCCGGCGTCCCGCTTTCGCGGTTCCAGAACAGGTTTTGGTCCAGATCCTTGAAGCGGGGCAGATGCAGGAGCAGGGCCTCCATGGTCGCGAAGGACCCGAGCTGGACGGAATACGGGCCGTCCTTGGTGCGTTTGCGGAAGACCGTCTTGGCCACGCTCTGCATGACGGGACCGGCGGGTCGGGCCTCCAGCTGCGGGACGGGTGGCGTGGATGTCGCTTCGCGCGGCGCGTCGCCGGATCTGAAGACCATGTCCATGATGCGCAGGTCCGGCATGAGCCAGGACAGGAAGAAGACG
The Desulfomicrobium escambiense DSM 10707 genome window above contains:
- the rpsF gene encoding 30S ribosomal protein S6, with amino-acid sequence MTRYEELLLLSPELGTDECREIINNLSAVVEREGGNVLKIDDWGVKDTAYPVRKFNRGRYIRMEMSMPGKAVAELERNVRIADGVFKFITVKLADTPVETTEEA
- a CDS encoding sigma-54-dependent transcriptional regulator, yielding MNYSLLIIDDEESIRDSLSMTLGRRYDVSTRATGKEALADLAGLNPDLVLLDIGLPDLSGLDVLDGIRRLAPHAAVVMITAFEDLDTVISAMKRGAFDYLVKPLRMDALKLCLERAGSSIRLGKEIRELQDKALREQIPFFVAESEALTDVVQTVAKVAVSPDTPVLIEGATGTGKELVASSIHHRSPNFRGPLVTVNCAAMPGELIESELFGYAPGAFSGAGKKGKAGLVEEAAGGTLFLDEIGELPPSAQAKLLRFLQHGEFYPLGSTAKRTVRTRVLAATNRDLEDMVARGTFRQDLFYRLAVVRIRVPSLASRREDILPLAKLFLHQYGEKFGKKFTALTDSARQALLHHDWTGNVRELRNIMERAALMACGPELDAADLGLRDGCAPDEEATGMTPLTGAGVDLPALLQRLERDYYEQALGLADGNESQAARLLNVSRDTFRYRRGKLGL
- the dnaB gene encoding replicative DNA helicase, with protein sequence MQPKKPPQNKFGQRLGTQIQPEEALQKASSDLLRRIPPHNTEAEQAVLGGVFLRNDIFHTLVDVISDEDFYSPVHKTIYQAFQELYRRREPADLVTVAEHLKTRGQLDEVGGTVYLASLAESVASASNAVYHAQIVRDKAVRRRLIQTSSEILTSCFEAGEETESLLDQAEQQIFSIAESKGKPAFTSSKDLVQRVFEQLETRAGQGELVTGVPTSYTDFDHMTAGLQKSDLIILAARPSMGKTALALNMGMRAAIRHDVPVAVFSLEMSMDQLMMRLLGCHGRVDLSRLRSGYLNDEDWSRLYQAADDLSRAPIYIDDTPALSTMEIRARSRRLKAEKGVGLIIVDYLQLMRSSHKSDSREQEISDISRNLKALAKELEVPVIALSQLNRKVEERSDKRPMISDLRESGAIEQDADVIVFIYRDAAYNKAEDNPNKNIAEIIIGKQRNGPVGMLRLAYFGQYTVFENLTEVGLPSEDGGAY
- a CDS encoding ATP-binding protein codes for the protein MPRVILTVLLSLLLFLAPAPAQARSQNVLLLHSYHPGLSWTDTLNTGIQETFRAEMPQALLWVEYLDTKRNTDTSYLSLQAALLGHKLSESVFNLIVTTDNDALNFVLEYRDSIFRGAPVVFCGVNDFRPEQLRGQTRITGLAENPPFAETMRTALGLHPGTREFVVIGADQSITDLLTDQSLRALEAQFPGIRFTYWNNLPAQELRTRLAQLGPGQIIFVHGVMRNEEGVLVDYRGKNLFLSTYAKVPIYGFWDFEMGTGCVGGRMVEGRAEGERVARLAMRVLNGTDPDSIPVDTQTPSRFIFDYIQLRRFGIAESLLPEGSQILNQPARFYQIDKRYIWTATVGVAVLLAAVAMLVSAIRRRQEAQEVLRRHKEQLEEAVRARTGHLRAANDELEREVGERIRAEGDLRKARARLEIEVERRTSDLLFEVEQRRLAEAQIRDREAKARALINAPTETLLLMDQAGILLDINDTGASRLGTIRESLIGQSLFDILPPERCARLRQAVDAVFAGGEAGSIAEYGQDEDLDLHIYPVFDDAGRVTRVAVFMADVTASRRMARQIMLLDKINSLGRMAAGIAHEIRNPLTGIHAYLYAMEEICAELTEDGPASVLRATIEKIRKAAGKMESVIRRVLDFSKPGTPRLELLDLSAPVQEALGLLAPTLRKAGVDVVTRLDPAPMIRGDRMQLEQAVVNIVDNAARAVRLGDGEKRVEIRIDAAEDHVLLTVGDTGPGIAKADRERVFDPFFTTASDGTGIGLSIVQRIVADHRGVIRVAESPLGGAEFRLEFPLPAPEHP
- a CDS encoding phenylacetate--CoA ligase family protein; the encoded protein is MKAYCPEEFFSRSQLDNVQKTRLTTTLERAARSEFYSRRFAEAGIDLTAITSADDIVKLPFTTKDDLRSAYPARMLTRPVTDMIRLHASSGTTGSATVIYYTRNDVDSWADLMARCMHMIGIRAEDTFQNMSGYGLFTGGLGIHYGAERLGCLTIPAGAGNSKRQLKLLEDFKVSAIHIIPSYALHLGTVKEELGYGPDRLNVRVALIGAEPHTEAIRRRIEEVWGLKAYNSYGLSEMNGPGVAFECLEQNGMHIWEDAYLAEIVDPETGERLPDGEIGELVITTLCREGMPLIRYRTKDLTRFLPGDCPCGRTHRRLDRIKGRADDMIILKGVNIYPMQVEQVLMSIPEVGQNYLIVLEREGYLDQMRVKVEVKEEFFVEDMRELKALQSRISSRLRDEILITARIDLVEQNSLPKSEGKAQRVLDLRE
- the rplI gene encoding 50S ribosomal protein L9, whose translation is MKVILRADVDNLGRLGDIVAVKPGYGRNYLLPQGLASLATPGNLKVFEQERRKLQAMNDAVKADASALAAKIEAAKVVIEVRTGDGDKLYGSVTSPQIAAILAEQGVDVDRRKIQLDEGIRSLGEYIIEVKLHPEVVAKLTVNVIKHGKAEQVTEAAVETDATEEAAAE
- the rpsR gene encoding 30S ribosomal protein S18, with amino-acid sequence MSFKKKFAPRRKYCRFCENPEIPLDYKHPEILKDFVTDRGKIIASRITGSCAKHQRAITREVKRARQMALLFYTATHSTDVLKKSRV